The Cydia amplana chromosome 20, ilCydAmpl1.1, whole genome shotgun sequence nucleotide sequence ATAACCTTTGAAAAACCTTCTTCGCTGATCATTCGGAGCGACTAGTCGCCTGCACTTACAAATTCAtacgaaaaatatatttaattaaacgtATAACAACATAAAAGTGACCCTAAGTGCACAGTGCGCAGTGTTCAGTTTAGTGTACTCAATGCAAAACGAAGTCTAAATAGATTCGCATCCGCGCGCAGTGATTTGTTTCGATTCGACATCGTCCCGAGTTCCTCTACTCACGCCGCGCTAATGAAGGAGATGGGCGATAATACGCACGGTGTCGACCTCGACATCGAATCGCACACGGCATTCAAACCTACCTCCACACTGGTGGCACGATCACCGCCGCATAAATGCGCATCAAATCCTGATTTGTCATCGGAATTTCGTAAACGTAAATATGACAAAATGACAAACATATCAGAAGAAGTCAAGGAAACGATCGAGCTCAAGTTTTCAAGCCTGCAGGACAGCATTACTGCCACCATAAACACAGCTCTGGCCGCCGGCTTGGCAACCGAACTCGGTAAAATTACCAACACATTGAGCCAAATTCAACTCGATATTCAAAAGGTTAATCAAGACAATGCCACCATCAACCATACGTTAGATGAGGTTAAGAATCGCCTGACACACGTTGAAGATTCACTTCAATATTCTGGCTCGCGTCAGGACTCTTATGAGGAAAGGCTACGCTCTGTAGAATCTAGCATGTCGTCATCACAAGGTCAGACTGGCCGTATCCAGACTCTTGAACGCACCATAGATAAAATGGAACAACAATCGCGAATGAATAATTTAGAAATATGCAACATGCCTGAGAAGCGCGGCGAAAACTTAATTAGTATTATTAGCGACATAGGAACCGCTATTAAATTCACTTTTACACCCAGTGACATAGTCTCAATACATCGTGTGCCGCATGCCGACCCCAGCTGTAACCGCCCAAAAAACATAATAGTGCGTTTTACCTCAGTCATACTACGTGATAATATTTTGGCTGCGTTTCGCCTTGCGAAAGGACTCAATACTTCTCAAATAAACATAACTGGATCCCCGCAAAAAATATATCTGAACGAGCATTTAACACTTAAAAACAAGCTGTTACTGCGACAGACTCGTGAAGCAGCCGTGAAGCATAACTTTAAGTTTGTATGGGTTCGACATGCCACTATATTGGTGCGCAAAGATGACACTTCACCAATAATAGCTATACGAGCTGCCCACGAGCTGAGTAAGTTATCACCGAGTAGTTCCTGACCAAAATAGATCTAGGCTTTTCATTAACTCAAAGATGTGTTGTATTTTTGCTTTTATGTTAATCTTATACCAGTGCTGCATACATATAATAACCACCTGTAATCTATTAAAGCCGCGCAATTTGCGCGTGggcattttattgtttttgtttaaagaATTAATAACTATCACATACAACAGTGCATACAACCAAAcacgtaagtacctaatagttatGGGCGAGCGTGTTATCTTATCAGAGatcattattttattgcatttcaaTGATACACTATTTTACCGTTTTAAATACTCTTATATTATATCTGTAAGCAATAATGGATAGTATTTTTTCGGCTTACTATCAAAACTGTCGAGGTCTCCGTACTAAAACAAACACTTTATACATGAACATTTTATCGCACAATTatgacataattatattaactgAAACGTGGTTATGTCCTGAAATAGCGAATAATGAGTTTATCGATACTCGGTATGTAGTTTTTCGAAGTGACAGGGATCGAACGGGCAGCGGACGTGGCGTCGGTGGCGGCGTGCTTGTGGCGGTGCTGCGCGAACTTGGCGCCGCTGTGTGCTCCCCGTTGCCTGCGCCGCCGGGCCGGCCGGCGATTTCTCCACTCGTTGATAACATTGTGATTACTCTGCCGCTCGGTGCTCAccataaacacattataagtACGGTGTACATTCCTCCCAAACAACCTACCATTACATATGAAACTCACTTCGAACAACTGCAAACTCTGCTTTTACAAGCAAATGCAAAAAGTTATTGGATTGTAGGCGACTATAATTTCCCGACCTTGGCTTGGAAGAACTGTGGAAATTTTGCAACTCTGTCTCCGGGTGAACGGGAATCTAACCACCATAAGAGTCTTATTGACTTTATTTCTATATTCAATCTCACACAATATAACATATATCTTAACGCGAGCGGTAAAATCTTAGATCTGTTTCTCGTGAACAACACTGACTGCACCAGCGCACCTGCCCCCCTCGCACTTGTCCCCCCGGATGCCCATCATCCTCCATTCTATGTTATTATGACCCTACCTAATTCCCAAAATAAAGCGTTATTCcctaaaccaatatataggtattgtTTTAACAAAGCTGACTATTCTAATATTAATAACGATATTGAT carries:
- the LOC134657416 gene encoding uncharacterized protein LOC134657416, which produces MKEMGDNTHGVDLDIESHTAFKPTSTLVARSPPHKCASNPDLSSEFRKRKYDKMTNISEEVKETIELKFSSLQDSITATINTALAAGLATELGKITNTLSQIQLDIQKVNQDNATINHTLDEVKNRLTHVEDSLQYSGSRQDSYEERLRSVESSMSSSQGQTGRIQTLERTIDKMEQQSRMNNLEICNMPEKRGENLISIISDIGTAIKFTFTPSDIVSIHRVPHADPSCNRPKNIIVRFTSVILRDNILAAFRLAKGLNTSQINITGSPQKIYLNEHLTLKNKLLLRQTREAAVKHNFKFVWVRHATILVRKDDTSPIIAIRAAHELSKLSPSSS